One window from the genome of Salisaeta longa DSM 21114 encodes:
- a CDS encoding TonB family protein, producing MFTRLASLLFAALLLMGCGSSGSDPTAVPDGWTAADTRWWRPGTDTTRAFRSLTDLQAMGLAEQSRAMISQQGISRQQLNRAVKRALLPMYRHNPEVVDSLFAAYAVPVLQDADLSGTPAAINKRVRGPLKQEAYQALKRHFRDPVEVQSDAPPVAYPDSLRQPSTSGRVRLQVYLNKEGVPQAVRVLQGVHPTLNRIALRSAALRRWQPAFVLNNGDWAPIPSWVHFTLNFQAPSTS from the coding sequence ATGTTCACGCGTCTTGCTTCGCTCCTTTTTGCTGCGCTGTTGCTCATGGGCTGCGGCAGCAGCGGATCCGACCCGACCGCCGTTCCTGACGGCTGGACCGCCGCCGATACCCGCTGGTGGCGCCCCGGCACCGACACCACCCGCGCCTTTCGCTCGCTCACCGATCTGCAGGCGATGGGCCTCGCGGAGCAATCCCGCGCCATGATCTCGCAACAGGGCATCTCGCGGCAGCAGCTCAACCGCGCCGTGAAGCGTGCGCTTCTGCCGATGTATCGGCACAACCCCGAGGTCGTCGATTCGTTGTTTGCCGCCTATGCCGTGCCGGTCCTTCAGGATGCCGACCTGAGCGGCACGCCAGCGGCCATCAACAAGCGCGTGCGCGGCCCGCTCAAGCAAGAAGCGTATCAGGCCCTCAAGCGCCACTTCCGCGATCCGGTGGAAGTGCAGAGCGACGCCCCGCCGGTCGCCTACCCCGATAGCCTGCGCCAGCCGTCCACCAGCGGACGCGTGCGCCTGCAGGTGTACCTGAACAAAGAGGGCGTGCCCCAGGCCGTGCGCGTGCTGCAGGGCGTACACCCCACCCTAAACCGCATTGCCCTGCGCTCGGCCGCACTGCGGCGCTGGCAGCCCGCCTTCGTCTTGAACAATGGCGACTGGGCCCCCATTCC
- a CDS encoding L,D-transpeptidase family protein, which translates to MSVLRFTRLVLLIGLLGWGTPLPAHAQTAVPPAVETPAASSASYTLDTAPRDAALYYIAGDEATLYRFPNSQTSLATLAVRTPVHRHYCNDGWCQIETESGRVGYVARRAISNVWIRVSKRGHRVELYRGAARLHTFKADFGYNAFLDKVRQGSTSRRDHWRTPEGLFYIVRKNPNSAFDKALVLNYPTAADARRGFAQGLISRTTRNAIVQANAQRRMPPMNTPLGGWIELHGDGTGAGVNWTQGCIALHNRDMQTLWWWTQVGTPVLIE; encoded by the coding sequence GTGTCTGTGCTCCGATTCACGCGTTTGGTTCTCCTCATCGGCCTGCTGGGGTGGGGTACGCCGCTACCGGCTCACGCGCAAACGGCCGTTCCGCCAGCGGTGGAGACGCCCGCAGCATCGTCGGCCTCGTACACGCTCGATACCGCACCGCGCGATGCCGCCCTCTACTACATTGCGGGCGACGAAGCGACGCTGTACCGCTTCCCCAACAGTCAAACGTCGCTGGCTACCCTTGCGGTGCGCACCCCCGTGCACCGGCACTACTGCAACGACGGGTGGTGCCAGATTGAAACCGAGAGCGGCCGCGTGGGCTACGTTGCGCGGCGCGCCATTTCCAATGTATGGATTCGCGTGTCGAAGCGCGGGCATCGGGTGGAGCTGTACCGCGGCGCTGCCCGCCTGCACACCTTCAAGGCCGACTTCGGCTACAACGCGTTCCTCGACAAGGTGCGCCAGGGCAGCACCAGCCGCCGCGACCACTGGCGCACGCCCGAGGGCCTGTTCTACATTGTGCGGAAGAATCCGAACAGCGCCTTCGATAAAGCCCTGGTCCTCAACTACCCCACGGCTGCCGACGCGCGCCGCGGGTTTGCGCAAGGGCTCATCTCGCGCACGACGCGCAACGCCATCGTGCAGGCCAATGCCCAGCGCCGCATGCCGCCCATGAATACGCCGCTCGGCGGCTGGATTGAGCTGCACGGCGATGGCACCGGTGCCGGCGTGAACTGGACGCAGGGCTGCATTGCACTGCACAACCGCGACATGCAGACGCTGTGGTGGTGGACGCAGGTAGGCACGCCTGTGCTCATTGAGTAG
- a CDS encoding uracil-DNA glycosylase has protein sequence MHDTLWSLVDTHLSDVPSTDTLFNPYATTHPILDRPQAAATRRANLRAYLEQLVPRPRLFLLLEAPGPWGCRFTGVPITSEAQLLDPSFPLGGQRTSRTPAPHTEYSASIFWRTLQPYAAQVMVWNSVPLHPHDAGAPLSIRTPRRREVARWDDLTRGLLDAVQPERVVGVGRKAERALRDVGADPTYVRHPSQGGAKKFAAGMTTILDALQLERTEER, from the coding sequence ATGCACGATACCCTGTGGTCGCTGGTAGACACGCATCTCTCGGATGTGCCTTCGACCGACACGCTGTTTAACCCGTACGCGACCACGCATCCCATCCTCGACCGTCCCCAAGCTGCTGCGACGCGCCGTGCCAACCTGCGTGCCTACCTCGAACAGCTCGTGCCCCGGCCCCGGCTGTTTTTGCTGCTTGAGGCCCCCGGCCCATGGGGCTGCCGGTTTACCGGCGTGCCCATCACCAGCGAAGCGCAGCTCCTCGATCCGTCGTTTCCGCTTGGCGGCCAACGCACCAGCCGGACGCCCGCGCCGCATACCGAGTACAGCGCCTCCATCTTTTGGCGCACGCTGCAGCCGTACGCCGCGCAGGTAATGGTGTGGAATAGCGTACCGTTGCATCCGCACGATGCGGGCGCGCCACTCTCCATCCGTACGCCGCGGCGGCGCGAGGTGGCGCGGTGGGACGACCTCACCCGGGGCCTGCTGGACGCGGTGCAACCGGAGCGCGTGGTGGGCGTGGGGCGCAAGGCCGAGCGCGCCCTGCGGGATGTGGGCGCTGATCCGACCTACGTGCGGCATCCCTCACAGGGCGGGGCGAAGAAGTTTGCCGCCGGTATGACAACGATCTTGGATGCGCTGCAACTGGAGCGGACAGAGGAGCGGTAG
- the recG gene encoding ATP-dependent DNA helicase RecG: protein MPASTESDILDRPVRFLKGVGEKRASVWAEAHQVRTVRDLLHFYPRRYLDRSTVASIRQLTEGPDPVTVVGTVQYARVVDGRSTKRLELVVEGADGGRMKAVWFRGFRWVQRAFEAGDRVAFHGKVQRFGRWFSMTHPDYDRLDAAEARLDTGRIVALYPGGEAMDNVGLTSRRVRRIVYTFFKEHGLELRDPFPETLRSTFDLMDGRVARRAIHFPKTQAELARATVRLKFEELFYIQLLLATLRAQRSAVPGAVFGAPQPLLTRFVNEVLPFELTSAQREALKDVIADTQSGHQMNRLVQGDVGSGKTVVAVAAMLHAWSHGYQSAFMAPTEILAEQHHHSLKQYLAPLDLAPALLTGSQGAAERREAQAALAEGTVPVGVGTHALIQDDVAFDRLGLAIVDEQHRFGVEQRATMFEKGERPHMLLMTATPIPRSLAMTLYGDLDVSIMDEMPAGRKPVETRLRTEKRRGEVYAFLRDQLAQGRQAYVVYPLVEESEKVDLKDAVSGYEALQAQFPEATVGLVHGQLPTDEKDDVMRRFKAGAIDLLVSTTVIEVGVDVANATVMIIEHAERFGLSQLHQLRGRVGRSDQQSYCILMAGYKQSAEAKQRLQAMARTNDGFEISEVDLKIRGAGDFFGTRQSGLPDLKIADITQDQDILEEARAAAQQIVAQDPQLRDPAHADIRTHFERYYVRRDLDFARVG, encoded by the coding sequence ATGCCGGCATCAACAGAATCAGACATCTTGGATCGCCCGGTGCGCTTTTTGAAAGGCGTGGGCGAAAAACGGGCGTCGGTGTGGGCCGAGGCCCATCAGGTGCGCACCGTGCGCGACCTCTTGCACTTCTACCCGCGGCGCTACCTCGATCGCTCCACCGTGGCCTCCATCCGCCAACTGACGGAAGGCCCCGATCCCGTAACGGTGGTGGGCACCGTGCAGTACGCCCGGGTGGTGGACGGGCGGTCCACCAAGCGCCTCGAACTGGTGGTGGAAGGGGCCGACGGCGGCCGCATGAAAGCCGTGTGGTTTCGGGGCTTCCGCTGGGTGCAACGCGCCTTCGAGGCGGGCGACCGCGTGGCCTTCCATGGCAAGGTGCAGCGCTTTGGCCGCTGGTTCTCGATGACGCACCCCGACTACGACCGCCTCGATGCCGCCGAGGCCCGCCTGGATACGGGCCGCATCGTGGCGCTCTACCCGGGCGGCGAGGCCATGGACAACGTGGGGCTCACCAGCCGACGGGTGCGCCGCATCGTGTACACGTTTTTTAAGGAGCATGGCCTCGAACTCCGCGACCCGTTTCCGGAGACGCTCCGCTCCACGTTTGACTTGATGGATGGACGGGTGGCGCGCCGTGCGATCCACTTCCCCAAAACGCAGGCCGAGCTTGCCCGCGCCACCGTGCGCCTCAAGTTTGAGGAGTTGTTTTACATTCAGTTGCTGTTGGCCACCCTGCGCGCGCAGCGCAGCGCCGTGCCCGGTGCGGTGTTTGGCGCGCCGCAGCCGCTGCTCACCCGGTTTGTGAACGAGGTGCTGCCGTTCGAGCTGACGAGCGCGCAGCGGGAGGCGCTAAAAGACGTCATCGCCGATACGCAGTCGGGGCATCAGATGAACCGGCTGGTGCAGGGGGATGTGGGCAGCGGCAAGACGGTGGTGGCCGTGGCCGCGATGCTCCACGCGTGGTCGCACGGCTACCAGAGCGCCTTTATGGCGCCCACCGAGATTTTGGCCGAGCAGCACCACCACAGCCTGAAGCAATACCTCGCGCCGCTCGACCTGGCGCCCGCGCTGCTCACCGGCAGCCAGGGGGCTGCCGAGCGCCGTGAGGCGCAAGCCGCGCTGGCCGAAGGGACGGTGCCGGTGGGCGTGGGCACGCACGCGCTCATCCAAGACGATGTGGCCTTCGACCGGTTGGGACTGGCCATTGTAGATGAGCAGCACCGCTTTGGGGTAGAGCAGCGCGCCACGATGTTCGAGAAGGGCGAGCGCCCGCACATGCTGCTGATGACCGCGACGCCTATTCCGCGCTCGCTGGCCATGACGCTGTACGGCGACCTCGACGTGTCGATCATGGACGAGATGCCCGCGGGCCGCAAGCCGGTCGAAACGCGCCTGCGCACCGAAAAGCGCCGCGGCGAGGTATACGCCTTTCTGCGCGACCAGCTGGCGCAGGGCCGCCAGGCCTACGTGGTGTATCCGCTGGTGGAGGAAAGCGAAAAGGTGGACCTGAAAGACGCGGTGAGCGGCTACGAGGCCCTGCAGGCCCAATTTCCGGAGGCTACGGTGGGCCTGGTGCACGGCCAACTGCCCACGGATGAAAAGGACGACGTGATGCGCCGCTTCAAAGCCGGCGCCATCGATCTGCTGGTGTCAACCACCGTGATTGAAGTGGGCGTCGACGTGGCCAATGCCACGGTGATGATCATTGAGCATGCCGAGCGGTTTGGGCTCAGCCAGCTGCATCAGCTGCGGGGCCGCGTGGGGCGCAGCGACCAGCAAAGCTACTGCATCCTGATGGCCGGGTACAAGCAATCGGCCGAGGCGAAGCAGCGCCTGCAGGCCATGGCGCGCACCAACGACGGCTTCGAGATTAGCGAGGTGGACCTGAAGATTCGCGGGGCCGGTGACTTTTTTGGCACGCGCCAAAGCGGCTTGCCCGACCTCAAGATTGCCGACATCACGCAGGATCAGGACATCCTCGAAGAAGCGCGGGCCGCCGCGCAGCAGATCGTGGCGCAGGATCCGCAATTGCGCGACCCGGCCCACGCCGACATCCGCACGCACTTTGAGCGCTACTACGTGCGGCGCGATCTCGACTTTGCCCGCGTGGGATGA
- a CDS encoding serine/threonine-protein kinase, with the protein MAASDRWAEISALLDAVLDRPPDEQAAYLEANCDDPALRQEVEALLAAEADAPSFLDGAAADLAEDAFASGEAIHGPDLLSPGTELPPYRIEGVLGRGGMSVVYRGSRSDGSFTQDVALKVMRSFAGDASFVQRFLNERQILASITHPNIARVFDGGTTEDGRPYFVMELVEGTPITTYCDEQRASIDERLALFDTVCRAVQHAHQNLIVHRDLKPSNILVTKDGTVKLLDFGIAKLLDEAPAFAPDASLPRTRTGLQLMTPEYAAPEQVTGEAITTATDVYALGILLYELLTGHRPYRLDERSTYQLIQAICEDAPTRPSTIVTRTSPDPSDDPADARQTSTDQLRRRLSGDLDAIILKTLRKPPADRYPTVDALTEDLDRHRSDAPVHARAGSTAYRVQKFARRYWASLSTAAVILLLLVTYAVTVTWQAEQIAQERDKAEAVTSFLTRLFEQTDPLRQGNPNLKVRTVLDRGAERIDTQLDGQPAVRSDLQTVMGNVYTSLGLYPPADALLQSALAARHRTEARPEALAATEQALAYSAFRQGRYARADSLYRETLAHYRAAYGATDVRLNDARNGLLMTLNETGRHKEAEAIGRTSLATYKAADAPVPATLLHNFASTLQNMGKFEESLALRKRALRRYREQYGSRHPAIANVLVRLAFTYHRMDSLAVAESLYYDALNMRRKLLPAGHPHIASSLVRLSWLLAEQGRTQEAAPLIREGLSILRTLLPADHWQIAAAESVQALVWARQGKVAEALPVMQRSFTVFKQQFGLDNWRTQSAARALMGMYQAAGRPQAAARYQRIVQAAANVPSGS; encoded by the coding sequence ATGGCGGCTTCTGATCGGTGGGCAGAAATTAGTGCGCTATTGGATGCGGTGCTCGACCGCCCGCCCGATGAACAGGCGGCGTATCTGGAGGCCAACTGCGACGACCCCGCGCTGCGCCAGGAGGTGGAGGCGCTCCTTGCAGCAGAAGCTGATGCGCCGTCGTTCCTGGATGGCGCGGCTGCCGATCTTGCCGAGGACGCCTTCGCCTCTGGAGAGGCCATCCACGGCCCGGACCTGCTGTCGCCCGGCACCGAACTTCCCCCCTACCGCATTGAGGGGGTGCTGGGACGCGGCGGCATGAGCGTGGTGTACCGCGGCTCGCGCAGCGACGGATCGTTCACGCAAGACGTGGCGCTGAAGGTGATGCGCTCGTTTGCGGGCGATGCGTCGTTTGTGCAGCGCTTCCTGAACGAGCGCCAGATCCTGGCCTCCATCACGCACCCAAACATTGCGCGCGTCTTTGATGGCGGGACCACCGAGGACGGGCGCCCCTACTTTGTGATGGAGCTGGTGGAGGGCACGCCCATCACCACCTATTGCGATGAGCAGCGGGCCTCGATTGATGAACGCCTCGCCCTCTTCGACACGGTGTGCCGCGCGGTGCAGCACGCCCACCAGAACCTGATCGTGCACCGCGACCTCAAGCCGTCAAACATTTTGGTGACCAAGGACGGCACGGTGAAGCTGCTCGACTTTGGCATTGCCAAACTGCTGGATGAGGCGCCCGCCTTTGCGCCCGACGCGTCGCTTCCGCGCACGCGCACCGGGCTGCAACTGATGACTCCGGAGTACGCGGCCCCCGAGCAGGTGACCGGCGAAGCCATCACCACCGCAACCGACGTGTACGCGCTAGGCATCTTGCTCTACGAGCTACTGACCGGCCACCGCCCCTACCGGCTGGACGAGCGCTCTACCTACCAGCTGATTCAGGCGATTTGCGAGGACGCCCCCACGCGCCCCAGCACCATCGTCACGCGGACCTCGCCTGACCCTTCGGATGACCCGGCCGACGCCCGCCAAACCTCCACCGATCAGCTGCGGCGGCGCCTCAGCGGCGACCTCGACGCCATCATCCTTAAAACGCTCCGCAAGCCCCCGGCCGACCGCTACCCCACCGTTGATGCACTGACGGAAGATCTCGACCGGCACCGCTCCGATGCGCCGGTGCACGCACGCGCAGGCTCCACGGCCTACCGGGTGCAAAAGTTTGCGCGGCGGTACTGGGCCTCGCTGAGCACCGCGGCCGTCATCCTGCTGCTGCTCGTCACCTACGCGGTAACGGTGACGTGGCAGGCCGAGCAGATCGCACAGGAACGCGACAAGGCCGAGGCGGTGACCTCCTTCCTGACCCGCCTGTTTGAGCAAACCGATCCGCTCCGCCAGGGCAATCCCAACCTGAAGGTGCGCACCGTGCTCGACCGCGGCGCAGAGCGCATCGACACGCAGCTTGACGGCCAGCCCGCCGTGCGCTCGGATCTCCAAACCGTAATGGGCAACGTGTACACCAGCCTGGGCTTGTATCCGCCGGCCGACGCACTCCTGCAATCGGCCCTTGCCGCCCGGCACCGAACGGAGGCGCGCCCCGAGGCCCTCGCGGCCACCGAGCAGGCCCTCGCCTACTCGGCCTTTCGCCAGGGACGCTACGCCCGTGCCGATAGCCTCTACCGCGAAACCCTGGCGCACTACCGAGCGGCCTACGGCGCTACCGATGTCCGCCTGAATGACGCGCGCAACGGCTTGCTGATGACGCTCAACGAAACCGGCCGACACAAAGAGGCGGAAGCCATTGGTCGCACCAGCCTTGCGACGTACAAGGCCGCCGACGCCCCGGTGCCCGCTACGCTGCTGCACAATTTTGCCAGTACGCTGCAAAACATGGGGAAATTTGAGGAGTCGCTTGCGCTTCGCAAACGCGCCCTGCGCCGCTACCGCGAACAATACGGCAGCCGCCATCCGGCCATTGCCAACGTACTCGTGCGCCTGGCCTTCACCTACCACCGCATGGACTCGCTCGCGGTCGCCGAGTCGCTGTATTACGATGCGCTGAACATGCGCCGCAAGCTGCTCCCGGCCGGGCACCCGCACATCGCCTCGTCGCTCGTGCGCCTGAGCTGGCTGCTGGCCGAGCAGGGCCGCACGCAAGAGGCGGCCCCGCTCATTCGTGAGGGGCTGTCCATCCTACGCACGCTTCTGCCGGCCGACCACTGGCAGATTGCAGCCGCCGAGAGTGTACAGGCGCTGGTGTGGGCCCGGCAAGGAAAGGTTGCGGAGGCGCTGCCCGTCATGCAGCGCAGCTTCACGGTCTTCAAGCAGCAATTTGGGCTGGACAACTGGCGTACGCAGTCGGCGGCACGGGCGCTGATGGGCATGTACCAGGCCGCTGGACGGCCCCAGGCCGCCGCCCGCTATCAACGAATCGTGCAAGCGGCAGCCAACGTACCATCGGGCTCCTGA
- a CDS encoding sigma-70 family RNA polymerase sigma factor: protein MPNDVTQLLSNLQGGADTAADALWDEVYDELRRIAHFKLLRERQGHTLSTTALVHEAYLKLIDQTQVEWQDRLHFFAMSSRIMRNILIDYARKRKAQKRGGDAAHLQLEDAVVAADESADVFLALDKALSQLATVDERLARVVEYRFFGGMQEKEIAELLDLSPRTIRRDWRKAKAWLSRALKESPEPVPSA, encoded by the coding sequence ATGCCGAATGATGTTACCCAACTCCTTTCGAACTTGCAGGGGGGCGCCGACACCGCGGCCGATGCGCTGTGGGATGAGGTGTACGATGAGCTCCGCCGCATCGCGCACTTTAAGCTCCTGCGCGAGCGCCAGGGCCATACCCTTAGCACCACCGCCCTGGTGCACGAGGCGTATCTCAAGCTGATTGATCAGACCCAGGTGGAGTGGCAAGACCGCCTGCACTTTTTTGCCATGTCCTCGCGCATCATGCGCAACATCCTGATTGACTACGCCCGCAAGCGAAAGGCCCAAAAACGGGGCGGCGACGCGGCCCATCTGCAACTGGAGGATGCCGTGGTGGCCGCCGACGAATCGGCCGACGTTTTCCTTGCGCTCGACAAGGCCCTCTCCCAATTGGCCACGGTGGACGAACGCCTGGCCCGCGTGGTGGAGTATCGGTTCTTTGGCGGTATGCAGGAAAAAGAGATTGCTGAGCTGCTCGACCTCTCGCCGCGCACCATTCGCCGCGACTGGCGCAAAGCCAAAGCCTGGCTCAGCCGTGCCCTCAAGGAGTCGCCGGAACCGGTGCCTTCGGCCTAG
- a CDS encoding glycosyltransferase, protein MPVALGVLAVALLVYCGVQGATAWGVRQTLRRPLPPAPSPWPSVSVIVPARNEADAIAACLCSIRANRYPGPCEVIVVDDFSTDATAAIVARHIDREAPLDAPVRLLRLDAHMPHNPQQKQGALQAGIAQATGAVVLTTDADCTVGPRWIETMARFCTPETPFVAGPVRYRTSPRTLGRFQGVSIVGAVALGAGHIALGAPTFCNSANVAYRRALYLAGRAHLPEGPATDELLLQHVAYATDQQPAFAHPAAACVTTDAVASWRAFMQQRVRWASTGATYPHGRARALLAAYMLPMALLLLGALGALALPAWRLPVAAAFALKALVDAALVVPAARAYRVPFTLPLLAAVVLAEGPLVCYAALRAAVAPGRWKGRPL, encoded by the coding sequence ATGCCCGTAGCGCTTGGTGTGCTTGCCGTTGCCCTGCTGGTCTACTGCGGCGTACAGGGGGCCACCGCGTGGGGCGTGCGGCAGACGCTCCGGCGCCCGCTGCCGCCCGCGCCTTCTCCATGGCCGTCTGTCTCGGTGATTGTGCCCGCCCGCAATGAAGCCGACGCCATCGCCGCTTGCCTGTGCAGCATCCGCGCCAACCGCTACCCCGGCCCGTGCGAGGTGATTGTGGTGGATGACTTTTCCACCGATGCCACCGCCGCCATCGTGGCGCGCCACATCGATCGCGAAGCGCCGCTGGACGCGCCCGTGCGTCTGCTGCGGCTCGACGCGCACATGCCCCACAACCCACAGCAGAAGCAAGGCGCCCTGCAGGCCGGCATTGCGCAGGCCACCGGAGCGGTTGTGCTCACCACCGACGCCGATTGCACCGTCGGGCCGCGCTGGATCGAGACGATGGCGCGCTTTTGTACGCCCGAGACGCCGTTCGTGGCGGGGCCCGTCCGCTACCGAACCAGCCCGCGCACGCTCGGTCGCTTTCAAGGCGTGAGCATCGTCGGCGCTGTGGCGCTGGGGGCCGGACACATCGCCCTGGGCGCACCCACGTTCTGCAACAGCGCCAACGTGGCTTACCGGCGCGCGCTGTACCTCGCGGGCCGCGCGCACCTGCCCGAGGGGCCTGCCACCGACGAGCTGCTGCTTCAGCACGTCGCCTACGCCACCGATCAGCAGCCCGCGTTTGCACACCCGGCGGCCGCGTGTGTAACCACCGACGCCGTGGCCTCGTGGCGCGCCTTCATGCAGCAGCGGGTGCGCTGGGCCAGCACCGGAGCCACCTACCCGCATGGCCGTGCACGCGCCCTCCTCGCGGCCTACATGCTTCCCATGGCGCTCCTGCTCCTTGGCGCCCTGGGCGCGCTCGCACTGCCCGCCTGGCGCCTGCCGGTGGCCGCAGCCTTTGCGCTCAAGGCGCTCGTTGATGCCGCCCTTGTCGTTCCGGCCGCCCGTGCCTACCGCGTGCCCTTCACGCTGCCCCTGCTGGCCGCCGTTGTGCTGGCCGAAGGCCCGCTCGTATGTTACGCGGCCCTGCGCGCAGCCGTAGCCCCCGGGCGCTGGAAAGGACGCCCCCTGTGA
- a CDS encoding lysylphosphatidylglycerol synthase transmembrane domain-containing protein, whose product MLVPLGRLVRHPVIQGVLALGLLGAVVYSVDRVALWRALRTADLLYVAAAGLLTLPNLALDGWIWARAARPRVVMPWRTWAGATLCGCAAGFVTPAQLGEFPARAWAVPRADRWTLVGAVGVQRVMDLWAALAGGLVGVGGLLAADVLPAPTLWGLVVGATAGTLAGLSWVMLRPGRVVAWLRRWSRTRPAARRLLFLRDLSPLRVGLLLGATLVRYALYAGQFVLLAWAFAPSLPVGLLAAASGFIFFVKVLLPSLALDLGIREGTALFAFAQLGWPAPAAVGAALLLFVLNVAVPAGLGALVLHRRLALSSSPLPA is encoded by the coding sequence GTGCTTGTACCTCTGGGTCGCTTGGTGCGTCATCCGGTTATACAGGGCGTGCTGGCCCTTGGCCTGCTCGGCGCGGTGGTGTACAGCGTTGACCGCGTGGCCCTGTGGCGTGCGCTGCGCACGGCCGATTTGCTTTACGTGGCGGCTGCGGGCCTGCTCACCCTTCCGAACCTCGCCCTTGATGGATGGATCTGGGCGCGGGCCGCGCGGCCGCGGGTGGTTATGCCCTGGCGCACGTGGGCGGGGGCTACGCTGTGCGGATGCGCCGCGGGCTTTGTGACGCCGGCCCAACTCGGGGAATTTCCGGCACGCGCCTGGGCGGTGCCCCGCGCCGATCGGTGGACGCTGGTGGGCGCGGTGGGGGTGCAGCGCGTCATGGACTTGTGGGCGGCGTTGGCGGGCGGCCTTGTGGGCGTCGGCGGGCTTCTCGCGGCCGATGTGCTGCCGGCTCCTACGCTTTGGGGGCTCGTTGTTGGCGCTACGGCCGGTACCCTCGCGGGCCTGTCTTGGGTGATGCTCCGGCCGGGGCGGGTGGTCGCTTGGCTGCGCCGCTGGTCGCGCACGCGGCCCGCCGCACGTAGGCTTCTATTTTTGCGCGACCTGTCGCCTCTTCGTGTGGGCCTGCTACTGGGCGCTACGCTGGTGCGCTATGCCCTCTACGCCGGACAGTTTGTGCTGCTGGCCTGGGCGTTTGCCCCGTCGCTGCCGGTGGGTCTCCTCGCGGCTGCCAGCGGATTTATCTTCTTCGTGAAGGTGCTCCTCCCGTCGCTCGCGCTGGACCTGGGCATTCGCGAAGGGACAGCCCTGTTTGCCTTTGCGCAGCTAGGCTGGCCGGCTCCTGCTGCTGTGGGCGCCGCGCTGCTGCTGTTTGTGCTGAACGTCGCCGTGCCCGCGGGCCTTGGCGCGCTGGTGCTGCATCGTCGCCTCGCGCTCTCCTCATCGCCCCTCCCGGCCTAA